TGCCTTCTGCTACCTATCATATCCTGTCACCCTGCTGCCCCTCAAGGAGGGGGACAgaggctctggggtggggggctttgcCCTGGGCGGCAGGCTCAGCTCCCAGTGCTGAGAAGCTACagctccctcttccctctgtctccctgACACAGATCCCGGCCACGCAGGTGTCCCTACGGCCCTGCTCACTATGTCTTGGGCCTCTGGGTGACATCACAGGGAGGGGCGCTAACAGGAAACAGGAGGAGACCAGGCTGTGAGCACCACAGACACAGGCCCGGGTGCGAGGAGGGGGCGACCAGAAAGGCAGCCGGTGAGCAGTTGTCGTCGATGTTTATTGAAAGACGGGGAGGCGTGGGTGCGGCAAACTCCACCAGAACTTGGGCGGTGGGGAGGCTCCAGGGCTGCGAGGCCAGTCCGGCTGCAGCCTGGGGAAAGCCCGGCAGGTGCACGGGGCCCGGCTGCCCAGCCGAGAGAACGCTCGGGAGCGAGGCACTGGTCCGGTGCCAGCTGCAGGACACGAGGTACCCGTGCTGCAGGGAGCAGGCCTCACTGCCCTGGGTGGCAGCGTCACCGGGCCCCTGGCTCAGGCCTCGAGGCCCGGGCCATCGTGCGGCACGTACATGGGCTCAACCTGGGCCCAGCTGAGGGCCTGCTCGTCGGCCCAGGTGAGCAGCTCGGCGGCGCGGTGCAGGAAGACCAGGAGCAGGGTGTGCACGTCGCCCTCGGCCGAGTGCGCTGCGCTGGGCTCTGCCTGGAAGTAGCGGCGGAAGAGGCTGCCCAGGCTGTAACCCTTGCGGCCCTGGGCCCGGGTGCCGTGGCTGTGGGCACGGTCCAGGCTCCGCAGCGCCGGCAGCGTGTCCAGGCAGACAGTGTCCTGGGGCAGGTGGGCGCCCAGGCGCCAGAGCTCCGTGCGCAGCAAGGGGAAGTCGTAGTCGAAGCCGTTGTGGGCCACGAGGCACACGGGGCCCTCCTGGCGGCTCAGGAAGGCCTGCAGCGTCCGCACCACCGCGCCGTCGAAGCCGGCCTTCCGGCACCTGGCCAGGCCCTCGCTGCTCAGGCCGGTGATCTCACTGGCCTTGGCGGTGAAGGGGTGCTCCGGGCTCATGCAGAGCGTGAGCTTGTCCAGGACCCGGGGCAGCACGGGGGCGCCAGACTCATCCCGCTCCGGGTTCTCCAGCGAGGAGCGGTGGACGGCAAACAGGGAGATCTCGGCGATCTCGGGGTCTACGCTGGGGAGCCCGGTGGCTTCCAGGTCCAGAAAGACGAAGGTCTCAGCCCGAGGCGCCTCGGCCATGGTGACGTTCTCACAGGGACGGCGAAGCCTCCTGCTGCCAGAGCAAGAGGCACAAAACCTGAGGGCCAGCAACATGGGGCGCCTGGACCCTGCCACCCACGGCCGTGCCTGCGGCCGAGGCTCTGGCCCTTCTGGGATCACTTGAGGCCCGAGGAGCCGCTCCTAAGACCCCACCCAGGGAGACTGCTAAGGGGCGTCCAGAGCAGGGGCCCAGCGACCAGGACCTGTTACTTCTGTCCAGGATGAGGGCTCCCAGGGCCTGGTGCGTCCTCTGTTGTGTCCCTCCGTCCCTCCCTGACCATCCCACTGCTGCCAGCGAGTACACAGCAAAAGAAGGCCCAATGGGCCCAGCCCCCGGGCCCGAGTCCTCTGCCCCTTGCCTCCAGATACATGGGCAAGAGGGCGCCAGGTCCATGTCACCAGGGCAGGAGCATCGGCTGCTGAGAAGCAGGGCCCTGAGAGGGCCCTCCCGGCATCCCCAGCCTCCCGGCTTGGCCTCCTCTCTGGCACAGGTGCTGGTCCCAACCCGACCTCCACCTGCCTCCGGGCCCCCTGCCGCCGTC
Above is a genomic segment from Sus scrofa isolate TJ Tabasco breed Duroc chromosome X, Sscrofa11.1, whole genome shotgun sequence containing:
- the TREX2 gene encoding three prime repair exonuclease 2 gives rise to the protein MAEAPRAETFVFLDLEATGLPSVDPEIAEISLFAVHRSSLENPERDESGAPVLPRVLDKLTLCMSPEHPFTAKASEITGLSSEGLARCRKAGFDGAVVRTLQAFLSRQEGPVCLVAHNGFDYDFPLLRTELWRLGAHLPQDTVCLDTLPALRSLDRAHSHGTRAQGRKGYSLGSLFRRYFQAEPSAAHSAEGDVHTLLLVFLHRAAELLTWADEQALSWAQVEPMYVPHDGPGLEA